In one Candidatus Omnitrophota bacterium genomic region, the following are encoded:
- a CDS encoding diphthine--ammonia ligase — translation MISAVSSWSGGKDSCFAFYKARQDGYRIEHLLNFVTKGDGRCCFHGIDAGLVRLQAMLIGVPVIQKEVSRDMKDYEHIFRQALAELTASGIRSMVFGDIYLLDNVNWIERLCKEAGVKPIEPLWDVPPLRIAEEFIESGFKALIISCRDGILGKDFIGRYIDKEILKEFEARKICPCGENGEFHTLVVDGPIFKQSIKILESEVILKDGFWKHWFLDIKKYGR, via the coding sequence ATGATATCTGCCGTATCTTCATGGAGCGGAGGCAAGGACAGCTGCTTTGCGTTTTACAAGGCGCGTCAGGACGGATACAGGATAGAACATCTCCTTAACTTCGTGACGAAAGGGGACGGGCGCTGCTGTTTTCACGGAATCGACGCCGGGCTGGTCCGCCTGCAGGCAATGCTGATCGGAGTGCCTGTTATTCAGAAAGAGGTATCACGGGACATGAAGGACTATGAGCATATCTTCCGCCAGGCCCTGGCGGAGTTAACGGCCTCGGGTATCCGCTCTATGGTATTCGGCGACATATACCTGCTGGACAATGTGAACTGGATAGAGCGTCTTTGTAAGGAGGCGGGGGTTAAGCCTATAGAGCCGCTCTGGGACGTGCCTCCATTACGGATAGCGGAAGAGTTTATTGAATCGGGGTTTAAGGCGCTTATAATAAGCTGCAGGGACGGTATCCTCGGTAAGGATTTTATCGGAAGATATATAGATAAGGAGATATTGAAGGAGTTTGAGGCACGGAAGATATGTCCCTGCGGAGAAAACGGGGAGTTCCATACGCTCGTCGTTGATGGCCCTATCTTTAAGCAAAGCATTAAAATATTGGAGAGTGAGGTCATATTGAAGGATGGTTTCTGGAAACACTGGTTCCTGGATATAAAAAAATACGGGCGTTGA
- a CDS encoding TonB-dependent receptor, with amino-acid sequence MKKILLVVMFLTLLCNSVFAQEKKTGAGKDAVTKLFERAISPLEAIIGPATELGRIVVTPTKLDEKLGAQSSAVTVLTESDFDRKKVEYVKSALKEEMGLDIVESGSFTGQTSAFIRGANANHTLVMIDGIKVYDPISTNGAYNLAHLTLDNVGQIEVVRGSQSALYGSDAIGGVINIITKKAEEPYFNTSFEAGSFSTFKESFGMGSKEKGLSYSVAGSHEKSRGISSAQAKNNNPELDGYGRYAISARIEYDAIDDLKVGGTFRNTSTRFGYDSFRKDYPNLFQRDYETLVSSYVEHKPIDYYSYHVKLGWMYNFRRDNDDRYSGWAYYLRDWYEGYLFKLDYRNNIHLGEIDVFTVGYEYTWEVGDYYYYLDWGSGNSEDDMPKVFSRNGSFYLQNRLNIQDRLTSTQGMRIDHHSQAGTHITYKVDGSYLFETGTKVRGGWATGLKVPTLYQLNAVAASPDAWGWGGFGGGNVNLKPETSQSYELGIDQYLFGDRLILNATYFNLMLHDLINTTTNSVFYTSKFENTGKARSYGIELGAKAKPIDTVNLGASYTYDYTKDFSTDRPLLRRPLHKLKISSWMQISPKWDVDLEVLVNGLRYDVNVDKLKPYTVVNISTNYKIAKNLDIYLKIANMFNKRYEEVRGFGESPFAAYAGAKSSF; translated from the coding sequence ATGAAGAAGATTTTATTGGTGGTCATGTTTTTAACGCTTTTGTGCAATAGTGTTTTCGCGCAGGAAAAGAAGACAGGAGCAGGTAAAGACGCGGTAACAAAATTGTTCGAGCGGGCTATATCGCCGTTGGAGGCCATTATAGGTCCGGCCACCGAACTGGGCAGGATCGTCGTCACGCCGACAAAGTTGGATGAAAAATTGGGGGCCCAGTCGAGCGCCGTCACGGTGCTGACCGAGTCAGATTTTGACAGGAAAAAGGTCGAATATGTAAAGAGCGCTCTTAAGGAGGAGATGGGGCTGGACATAGTCGAGAGCGGGAGCTTTACCGGCCAGACCTCGGCATTCATCAGGGGGGCAAACGCCAACCATACGCTTGTGATGATAGACGGGATAAAGGTATATGACCCTATCTCCACGAACGGCGCTTACAATCTCGCGCATCTCACGCTCGACAACGTCGGCCAGATAGAAGTCGTCCGCGGGTCGCAGAGCGCTCTATACGGTTCGGACGCGATAGGCGGAGTCATCAATATCATAACTAAGAAAGCGGAGGAGCCGTATTTCAACACGTCATTTGAAGCCGGGTCTTTTTCTACATTTAAAGAGTCTTTCGGTATGGGATCAAAAGAGAAAGGCTTGAGCTATTCAGTGGCCGGATCCCACGAAAAGAGCCGCGGGATCTCGAGCGCACAGGCAAAGAATAATAATCCGGAACTTGACGGATATGGCCGGTACGCCATATCGGCAAGAATAGAATACGACGCCATTGATGACCTAAAGGTCGGCGGCACATTCAGGAACACTTCCACAAGGTTCGGCTATGACAGTTTCCGGAAGGATTATCCCAACCTGTTCCAGCGCGACTACGAAACGCTGGTCTCCAGTTATGTCGAACATAAACCGATCGATTATTACAGTTACCACGTCAAACTGGGATGGATGTACAACTTCAGGCGTGATAATGACGATAGATACAGCGGGTGGGCGTATTACCTGCGCGATTGGTATGAGGGCTATCTATTCAAGCTGGACTACCGCAATAATATACACTTGGGGGAGATTGACGTCTTCACAGTCGGTTATGAGTATACGTGGGAGGTCGGGGACTACTACTATTATCTGGACTGGGGGTCAGGCAACAGCGAGGATGATATGCCCAAGGTATTCTCGAGAAACGGCTCGTTTTACCTCCAGAACAGGCTTAATATACAAGACAGGCTGACGTCTACCCAGGGCATGAGGATAGACCACCATTCTCAAGCCGGGACCCATATTACATATAAGGTAGACGGCTCATATCTCTTTGAAACGGGAACGAAGGTCAGAGGCGGGTGGGCTACAGGTCTCAAGGTACCCACTCTATATCAGCTTAATGCAGTCGCGGCCTCTCCAGACGCTTGGGGCTGGGGTGGATTTGGCGGCGGCAACGTCAACCTGAAGCCTGAAACAAGCCAATCATACGAATTGGGAATAGACCAGTATCTGTTCGGCGACAGGCTGATATTGAATGCAACCTATTTTAATTTGATGCTCCACGATCTCATAAATACGACGACGAACAGCGTGTTCTATACGTCAAAATTTGAAAATACGGGCAAGGCGCGCTCTTACGGTATCGAGTTAGGCGCTAAGGCTAAACCGATAGATACGGTCAATTTGGGAGCTTCATATACATATGATTATACGAAAGATTTCAGCACCGACAGGCCTTTATTGAGAAGGCCTCTGCATAAACTCAAGATATCCTCCTGGATGCAGATTTCGCCGAAGTGGGATGTGGATCTTGAGGTCCTTGTAAACGGCTTAAGGTACGACGTAAATGTCGACAAATTAAAGCCGTACACCGTTGTTAATATCAGCACAAACTATAAAATAGCGAAGAACCTGGATATATACCTGAAGATCGCCAATATGTTCAATAAGCGGTATGAAGAGGTAAGGGGATTCGGAGAAAGCCCATTCGCCGCTTATGCGGGAGCAAAATCCAGCTTCTAA